The Hermetia illucens chromosome 2, iHerIll2.2.curated.20191125, whole genome shotgun sequence genomic interval taggtgaatgcatttacgcgctcagtgttggactcccgatttggtacgtcgtcggactaccaactaaacacctccccatcgtcagagagctagcctggaaccgtttgtcacattactttgggctagtccccgaactctcctgccttgcggagccttcaaatcagagaattcctttcaccaacgggaggggagaggaggaagggaactgttagttcaaggaaccccctgtcatccggcccctccaccggtcgagttctatcttcttagcaacgagaagcgcccaaacgtaatgggcaacacggttccacctgtcagcagtcctcagcatctcttcgacaatgttgtctggagagagatccctgtgtttaaatagaacggctgacgaaccccatcccaccttccacaagaaaaaaaagtgtggtgggcgttgtccacaactccattgcaaaacacacaatccgaagaacgcgcctttccaatcttgtgcaggtaagactgaaaacttccaagcccacttaaaaattgggtaaggaaatagccagtctcaccatgcttccgattcagccatgcacctaagttgccgatgagccgcgcagtccatctgcctctagtttcattttgccacgaaagctgccactcgtctagagtgcgctgccgttcttcgcgagcaactacctcccttgcgcttgtatatggcctgacgcttcatagcaagaagggcaacggggatcactcccgcgatcaccatcacggccgcttcagagacagtgcggtacgcagacgctacccgcaaagcttcccgtctctgtacttgcgcgaggcgtttaccatatacctccttgttaagagcaccagcccatacctctgcgccatagagcaggacagactgcgttgaactcatcaggagacgtcgcctactagacgtaggacccccaatgtttgccattagcctacttaacgccgaaacttcagccgcagccttgttcgctgctgcttggatttgctcagaaaagctcatctttgagtcaagagtcaacccgaggtacttgaccgctgattttgactcgaagatcgactcgccgaacgatatgagacgcagggtcggaattctctttttagtcaggatgactacttcggttttttccagtgcaaggttgaaaccatgagtagtcattcatccgcttacccacCGCATCAATAtgcgagtctgctttgcgcctgttcgacagtgcgtccagcaacaagcgctgcgacatcatctgcatagccgaccaggcacgactcttcttgcatgtcgagtttaagtaaactgtcataggtagcattgcaaaggtccggccctaggatggatccctgtgctacccccgacgtgacctccatccacctttgaccctctagtgttttatagagcagggagcggttcctcagatagtccctcaatatccgtaagagatagttcctcaatatccgtaagagatagttcggcacgttgaaagcattgtctagtgtgcctagaatgactttccatcttacggaattaaaggcgtttctgacgtcaagcgttacgaggagcaccacccgtcgagttcggcggctatgtgcctctgctcgtcgaacggccttgcacgacttgcatgatagcatcaattgtcgatctccctgctctaaaaccaaactgccggggagataaatctccggcagcgcgtatcgcttcagcgagtctacctctgatgagcttttcgagcactttcccagcagtgccaagcatacatagtgggcggtatgaaggcggcaattcggggtcgcctttccctttatggatcagcgcaagcctcgcaaccttgCAAGGTTAAAATCTGCAAGCTGGAAggttaaaatcatttattagaCCAGTACTCACCTACGGGTATcgtatctggtttaatttgagtcctagtcaaatggaaaaaataaggaTCGCTTCCACGGGGCTAAATAGGATTGCTTCatcaaactatgagcattatgtaactaatgaggtgacgtatgcagctgctgctgtgccaagaatcgacacagttatcgtcatcatcatcgtcggaatcatatagtgcgatctgtttcACATGGCGAGAATCCTTAGGTTTCACAACCGTTCGCAACCTTAAATCGTTAACTGATGTTAAAAAATGATCGGAAATTTTCTAGAACTTGATACgtgttttcggatttttggcaAGTGCTAAACTTGGTTGGTGGTACACCCTTGCAGCGCCACACACAAACTAGAATAATCTGTGGTCGGGGACCGCACAAGGGAATATGCGACGGAATTAAAGACAGATTTAAATTGAATCttctttattttatcctttttatatAGTAATTCTAGGTTTTAACATAaccattttgaaattattaaaaaatagaaatagtaAAAAGTCGTTTCACTTACGGAAAAAGTTAAGAGAATCTAGGAAGAAGCTGAAAATGAAGCGttaaaattggaaatattttgtttatacAATTGCGATCTAATCTCAATAAAAACCCAAATGTTCAGTACTAATCTCTAAAAaccatttaaagaaaaaaaaatcaaatcccaTCTGAGGAATGATGAGCTTTCATAGAAAGAAATTCAAGGTAAACAAAAAAACATACAAATTGaagtaaatttaataaaaatctaTTGCGGTTTTCATCCTGTCCCTAACAATCTAACTCACATTCACGTGTCCGCTCCATTTCTGTATCCAACTCGGCCACGCCTCGTTGCTTTTCAATAACGATCCCGATCCCTTGAGCGAGACCGCCTGCGTGACTGATGACGGCTGCTGCTACTACGATTGCTAGGGCTTCGACTGCGGCTTCGAGATCGGGATGGCTGTCTACGACTGCTGCCCGATTTTGACTTTCTCTCCCGACTCCGTGACCGATGGACACGAGACCGTCGATCCAATTCCCGACCACCTACATAATATCGTGACTTGTACTTGTCATCGTCACGATCACGATAGCTTCCGCCACGTTTCATTTCAGCCTTACGCGGACCCGCTGTCTTTTCCAATTCGGCAAGCTTTTCACGGATTGCCATGAAACCCAGATGTAATTTTCCACCGAAATGATCGGCTAGCCGCACATCGTTGTCGTGAATGCCAAGATATGCAGAGCATACTTCGCAAACTCGAAGCTTTTGCTGTTGATATGTCGATGCAGGCATTGAAGAACGATACTCGTGTTCGGCTTTGATTTTCTTTGCGCGTAAGTCATCGATTTCAGTCATCAATTTGACGCTCTCTTCAACTTGACCTTCTTGGCCTAATTGCTCGGCTTTGGTCAGtttttttgcaatttcttcGGCTAAAGCATGGACAGCATTGGCCTTTTCGGCTACTTCAGCCGTCATTTCTTCTTGTGTTTCGGCTAAACGCTTTTTTGCGGCTTCTGTTCGACGATCACAGTCGTTTATGAATGCTTGCAGGTGTTCCATGGCCTAAAAAATAAGATTTATTTTCTATTAGCAAAATTATTGACTTCAATAAAGACGTAAATTAGTCATTTAATAAATCATCGTCACTAAAGAAGGACTACAGGCTAAATCTTGCCCAGCAGAAGCATCTCCCTCATCATTATTAGGAAGAGTGAATGAAAGAGAAGCTGGGGATGTGGACGGTACTGGCCTGACATCGGTATGTGAAAGTGCAGTCATGCGGGTCCGACACTGTGAACCAAGCAAGGGACCCAACCGACGGCAGAGGAAAATACTGTTCAAGAAGGCGAAACTCCTTAGAAATGAGGTCATGAACATGGCTTCATCACCAAGGgtggtaatgtccagagaaatcggatgcgAAGAAGCAGAATCTTCGGCgaaagttagtttagtttagtgggggagcTGGCCTTCGTTAGGCCCATCGTAATATCCCcgaaaatcgcctattcaataacCTCCCGACTGCCGCGTTCGCAGGTATTTGCGAAAAATACGCAGatccttcgttgaagaaaattcTACccaggtgtcttcgtctgaaatctgaggaggccgggcagctgcatatgagaTGCAGGGTTGTCTCTTTCTCTTCCCCATATTGGCTGCGTATATTTAAAGACACCAACCCGTTTTTTTTCATATGGAAGCTTAAGAAGAAATGTCCCGTTAAAAATCCGACTAGGgcttcatgtcccacttcttaatggACAAAAAATGCCCCTCTAGTGGTCCCggattctttcacaaagatcCTCGCTTATCGGTAAATTCAAATATATCCACTTTCACTGCGTGAATTCTTACAATTTCACCCTTTAGACTAGACCTGAGAGCAGATGTCGAATGCCAGATGCGAAAAGCTGGCTCTGGCCCCATCATAGTGGATTCCATAACGAAAACAATATCAACCAAACAAATTGCAATATATCTACCAAACATCACATATTTGGGCATGCTCTATATAACATAGGTCCTGTCTGGAGTTACCAAATTTCCCATCAGGCACGTCCCTTCCTGAATATAAGGGGACCCCCCGCGAGTGTGCCATGGGCATgaacatgcacgcatccggagacgtctgtgtatgggcatgcttatgcatAGGCCAAGTAGATGAAAACAAAAAGCCTGCCCGTGGATAAACATTGACTATGGGAAGAATACCCATAAATAAAACCATACATGGAGGAGCAAAAGGGGAATAAAGCTATTATGCAGGGCTTCGAAAACCGGCGTTTTCTTGGGTGTAGGCAAGGGGGCTCCCGGCCGCCGACATCCAACGATCGCAGTGGGAAACTTCATACGGAAGGGATTGGAACTGGCTCCATCGACGGACCCGTTCAGGAAAAGCTGCTCGCTTCTTCGCAGACCCCGCCCCACCCGAACACAAGCCCTCACGATGGTTACCCCTAGTGGGAAGTGT includes:
- the LOC119648086 gene encoding putative RNA-binding protein Luc7-like 1, with amino-acid sequence MTATDQMRAMLDQLMGTTRNGETTRYTMKFSDQKVCKSFLLGCCPHEILASTRMDLGDCPKIHDLALRADYENAAKHKDYYYDVEAMEHLQAFINDCDRRTEAAKKRLAETQEEMTAEVAEKANAVHALAEEIAKKLTKAEQLGQEGQVEESVKLMTEIDDLRAKKIKAEHEYRSSMPASTYQQQKLRVCEVCSAYLGIHDNDVRLADHFGGKLHLGFMAIREKLAELEKTAGPRKAEMKRGGSYRDRDDDKYKSRYYVGGRELDRRSRVHRSRSRERKSKSGSSRRQPSRSRSRSRSPSNRSSSSRHQSRRRSRSRDRDRY